The nucleotide window tttaagttaagtaaaacgaagacagaatacatgcattgcaagttcagtgaaggccaaactggtgatagagaaaaagttagtttggatggagtggtactgtcccaaagtaatcactttaaatatctcggctcagtccttcaagtagatgggggatgtgaggaggatgttagtcataggattaaagccggatggttgaagtggagatgtaccacgggagttttatgtgatcgcaagattctcaataagttgaaagaaaaattttaccgtacagccatacgaccggctatgttatatgttaGTGAGTGTTtggcactgaaggagtcatatgcgtctaagataagagttgcagagatgagaatgttaaggtggatgagtggccatactagactagataaagttcataataagagtattagagaaaaggtaggagtggtgccaattgaggataagttgagagaagggagattgaggtagtttggtcatgtgaagcatagacatatggaggctccagttagacaagtagagcacattaggttagaggatagaaagaaaaaaaggggtagacctaaattgacttagagaagagtagtacaacatgacatagaaacattacacatttctgaggatttaacccaaaatcgtttagagtgtagAAAACGAATCgatatagccaaccccaaatttttgggataaaggcttagttgagttgagttgagtatatattttttattaataatctatatacaaattattttctattaataatttatattttaaaatttaataatttcaaaaataattaaagtctattttatttaaaataaaaaatataaaatttataaatattattattaaaaaatatatattttatatttaattaagtatttatataaacaaGTTTGATTTACAGATTTCCAACATATAAAATTCAAATTCATTATGGATATTATTCTTTAAATCCAATTATATACCACTCAAGCTCATCATATTAAAATTCGATCAAATCAAGTATCCGTAAAAACTCAACTCATTGTGGTCCCTTTCTACATTGAAATAGCGAAATGCTTATAATTATAACAAAACCATTACGTCAAGAGAATTCATAAATTTCGGCaatcaatttatttaaaaattttaattaaaaaaatagaaaattatatCAAGAAGATCTATTTtacacatacatatacatatatattaaataaattatctaCTTACTTcaatctttattttattttatccttGAGTGGAAACCTAGACTCCTTTTAATCATTTGAATATTAGTTTTGGCAAAGGTTTTATTAGCGTACTTACGAAGATAATTAAGAATGATTCACTCAATTAGACTAACGAAGCATAGTAACAATTTAGACCTATAAAAGATGTCATtgacaaatttatttaattataaacaaaattattaAGGAGTAGATGGGCATGAATTAGTTAGCCTTGCCGTCCCTTGTTACCAAATGATACTTTCTTTAATGACTACAAACTTCAAACCCAAGTATTAATTTTTTCCATCTGTGCAGTTGGTTGGCTTTTTATATTTGTATGCATCTCCTCTCTAAAACGGCACTTCCTAACTCAATCATTTTGAATCATCATAAAAGTTAGAAGAAGATTTCAAATTCTATAAGTCAGTCGGTAAAACTTGaacttttaattaatattttttgaataaattttttcGATTAAATCAATTAtgagatattaaatttaaattttagtaaaatatataaattaatttaaaaattttattagtatttataaattatctcatatatgatttttaaaataaatataatataatatattttttttaatttttgatgtgATGATGGGCATGCATGGCTTTATGGCATTAATATATTTGACCTAATTACAGGCTGTCCATAGAACCCCTAATTAAATGAAAGTAATGCCCCAGTCGAGAACAAGTCAACCAACTTACGTGttcaattttaaatataaattatatatttattatacagCTGATGTGAAAAGCCTTAGCAGGCCATGTGATACCGAGCATCATTCAAGTAGGGCCCTTTGTTTATGTCACTATCGTTTGGTAGATATACTTTTATATCTCTTATAATTCGTAGTATGATGATGATTATCATGTTACCGGAAGCCCTATAGCTTTTcttagcttttcttttctttttctcaagtATTCTGGTAGAAAAGAAGAGTGGCAATGGCAAATATTAATTTCAACTGTATGATCTAAGCTTTAAAACTGTCAAGATAATGGAAATTCAATTGCATTCATAGATGTGTAGTTGATGTTTGTTAAAATGACCCAAAAAGCATACTTTCTAGAGGGCAACTCAGCCTCCCCTTTTTGCTTCTTACTGCTCACATCACATGGAGGAATAAATGTTAACCCTAATTATAGTATGTGGTGAGAGATATGAATGCATTTCCATGTTTCAACTTCTTTTTCATTGTTATTATGCTAATATGGCCAAGCTAATTATGCCATTTGTCACTTCCTTTAACCAGACGGCATCTTTCttttgttattttgtattttattttattttttaaattcctACCATGAGACATTCATTTATGGCattcttttaccaattccaacaaTATTAGCCAAATATGAGAATTCATATTTTAGCATTCTATGTAGTCTCTTATCTTCTAAAGATACCCAACCAATCAAGTTTGGCCTTTCTTTCAATGGCCAGGATATACAATTGACAAATAATATTATCAGAAGAAAGTACAAGAAACTCAAGGGAAAAAGCTGCAAAGTATACATCGGCTCTGCCTCAAAATTTCAAGAAAAACTACTACCTTGCCCATgactatagatttttttttttttccttttttaaatattAAGTTCAGCATAATCTCAATGCTTGAAAATTCAATTCCTATTCAACAGATTTTAGGAAGGGGGGGAGTGGGAATGCACGACCGGGTACAGAAAGCAATGGTTTTAGTGCCATAGAAAATCATGGcttagtattttccaaaattttaaAAGGAAAACTTATTTAGGAATAGAAAACAAATCAATTCACATGGCCAACCATATTTTTGGAAGAAAACACCCTTGAAAATTTTGTGCACGAAAGGCCTTTAAATTGCCCATCAACACACAAGCAAAAACTTGTACAGAAATGGGACTAGTCATTTTCCATTGCAAATTGTAGGGACCCCATCAACACATTCAACTTTACAGGTAAAAAAATAACGCTGCTTGGGAGATGGGAAAATAGGtggaaggaaaagaaaagggcCCCGCGGGGGAAACAAAAGTAGGGAAGCATCAAAGAGTTTTTGCAGCTTTTAACAAGAAATGGTGAAAAGCTAcacaaaatataaataaacagCACCAACCATAATAAAAAACAGTTACAGGAGAGGAACAATCTGAAAaggatttctttctctctctccaaTTTGACTTCACCCTTTTAAGCTTTTCATGACTCATGTCCATAATTCAAGCTCACAggttttaaattcaaaatttcaaatccacACTAAAGGGTTTGCACATGGGACTAATCCCCACAATTTTAATCTAAtcaggtaaaaaaaaaaaggaattaatcAGCCAACAATCAAGGGGCCTTTTTGGGTCCACCAAGATCTCACATTACAATCTGCTGCCTCGATCGAAAATTAAGTTCTCCATGGAAAACAACACAACCATCCAATTTAATTTAcccagaaaagaaaaatccacaaGGTCAAGCAGTcaagattttattattattattattattattattattattattattattattattattccctTTCCCTGCAGAAGCTGAAAATTGGTTGTTCAATAGCAAGCATCGATTAACTGAAATGAGATGATGGGTGTGAACATGACCATCAAAGCACATGGATTCCCAATTCATAAAATCGATTCAGACCCAAATTACCATAATGAATCTAGGGAAATGGCAGATAAGAAGCACATAGAATCATGGATTCCACACACAACATTAACATCATCAAACAAATTATCCAAAACACATGCGCATGGTCCATTCTCAAGTCTCACAAAAcaggaagagaaaaagaaaaaaaaaaagtaaaggactctaaaggaaaaaaaaaataaaaatgagactGAATTCTGCAAATCAATACAAGTGAAATGTTCATGATTATACTATAAAATTGGAAAGAAAGAACCAAAAGAACAGAAGtatataagaagaagaagaagaagaagaagaggtaaTGTAATAACAATAGAAGGCCCGAAACCAGCAGCAGCAGTAGCCCTGATTATGGTCTCCATTCCATAACTATACATACAACTTTCTCTGCAAACCTACTTTTTCTCtgccattttttattttatttttgggaCTCAAATATTCCATAACAATTCGAATAAATATGGAAAGACTTCCTCCTCTTACCTCTCCATCTTGTTCTCTGCATTTCTTAATCAATAATGCTATAGTGCTAGTCCTCAGAGACCATTTGTTGGAGAGCATTAATCCTAAAACAGTAGAACAAATCTCCTTATTCCTTTCTCACCGAGCGATGAGAATtgccctaagagaaaagaagcccTCGTGACAAATTTGTAAGCCTTCGTTTGGTTTGATGAAAGGTCAGAGGAGGTAAATTTCAAAAGAATCAATAGTAGGGTGGTGGAGGAGGTGACGCGTATGAGACCCCAGTGATTGGTGGCAATGGCCCCTCGTACACTGGAGCTGGAGGGGGTGGACTTAGTATGGGTGGAGGTGGTGATGGAGACGGTGGCGGAGGTGGATTTTCACATGGAATTGGAGGGGGCGGCGATGGTGGCGGTGGAGAATGGTAGTGAAGTGGCGGTGGTGGAGATGCATACGTTACAGGTGGAGGCGGTGGTGAGTTATAAACAGGTTGTGGTGGAGGTGGTGACGGGGATGGTGGTGGCTTGTAATGCGTTGGTGGTGGCGGCGATGGTGGAGGTGGTGAATATTCTAtacatggtggtggtggtggtggtggtggttctATACAAGGGGGTGGCGATGGTGGTGGTGGCGAATGGACGGGAGGAGGTGGAGAATAGATAGGTGGAGGCGGAGGTGACAAGTATGGATAGAAAGGTGGGGGAGGTGAATGTGGGGGTGGTGGAGGTGAATGTGGGGGTGGAGGTGGGGAGGGTGGGGGTGGAGAGCTGTAATAGTAAGGAGTTGGCGGTGGAGGGGAAGataatggaggtggaggtggtggagaATTTGGTGGAGGAGGTGGCGGGTGTCGCACACAAGGAGGCAACGGTGAAGGTGGTGGTGGAGATGGAGGAGGAGGTGACGGTGGTGGTGGATATACTAAAGGCGGTGGAGGAGAGGGTGGGGGAGGAGATGGTGGAGGTGGGGAAGGTGGAGGAGGGGGCGGAGAGTAAACTGGAGGAGGTGGCGGTGGTGGAGAAGGTATTGGGGGAGAAGGAGGTGGTGGAGATAAGTATACAGGTGGTGGGGGTGACGGTGGAGGGGGAGGTGGCGAGTATACTGGTGGTGGGGGTGaaggtggaggaggaggtggtaaGTAAACCGGTGGTGGAGGAGGAGGTGAGTAAACCGGTGGCGGTGGCGGAGGTGGTGATAGAGGAATAACAACTGGTGGTGGTGGGGAAGGTGGAGGAGGAGCAGGCAAAGAAGGAACAAAAGGCTTACATCTGAACACACTACAATCCACAGGCTTAAATGCCCTGCATTGGGCTGGAGACCTTTGTGACGGCCTCGCAGGCAAGCAATTCTTCCTGTCATCGAAGTCTCTGAGGCTCAAGCACACCGGCGGCTCTCCAGTGAAGAAGTTATAAGAAAAGGTAAAGTTCTCCAAATTGGGTAACTTGCAAATACTAGGTGGAATACTCCCAGATAGCATGTTATGAGCCACATTGAGTTGCTCAAGTCCAACAATACCTCCAAATGTGTCCGGCAATGAACCCATTAACTGGTTAAAGCTTACATCAAAAACATTCAAGTCCTTGAGCATACCAATCTCCGGTGGCAAACAGGACTTTAGATTATTATTCATGAGGATGATTTCATTGAGATTTGTCATGTTACCCAAGCTTGAAGGCACACAGCCATGGAACTTATTGTTGGCTAAAACAATAACAGAAACTGGGGAGTTGCCAAAATTATCTGGAATATCGAAAACGAACCTGTTGTGGTTGATGAAGATTGCATCTAAATCTTTATCAAATAGCTCTTTTGGTACAGTACCCTCAAATTCATTGAACCTCAGATCCAAAAATTTTAGCATGGGTAGCTTGAGGACAACTTGAGGGAATTTCCCAGCAAACCGGTTGTTGCTAAGATCCAGCTCAAAAAGCAGTCCCAAGTCTTTGAACTTGTGAGGTACAGTTCCACAAAACCTGTTGGAGTTGATGTGAAACAATGCAAGATCCACCAGCAAGCCAAGCTCCTCCGGTAAGTAGCCAGCAATATCACCGTGGTTGAGGTCAATGCCGGCGACAGTTTTGATGGTCTTGTTATCGAGAGCGTGAGCACAGTAAACCCCAGTGTAGTGGCAAACATCAGATCCGACCCAATTGGCAGTAAGATTCATAGGATCAGAGAGGATAGCTTGTTTCCAAGCTTGCAATGCTATATAAGCATTTCGAAGTCTTGGATTCTCAAAAACCAGAGATGGGTCTACAGTGACTCTCTCACCTCTATCACCAAATTCATCTCTGTAATAAAGAAGCTGGCGCTTCCTGATGTACATAGCTTCAGCATCAGTGAGGCGTCCATGGGAGGGGATTGTCGGGATCTGCTGAGAAGCAGCAGAAGAGAAGCACACAATTGTGCCAAGAAAGAAGAAGGCAATGAGAAGAGAGAAATGAGGATAGAAGTGGGTCTTCTTCCTCATCTCACATGAGACGTCCGCTCTAGCAAATGCCACTCTCTGTTTATTTATCTTGGCTGTTCTGTATGTACCTCAACCAAGAAAATGGGTTTTGCAAGAAATGCTCTGAAACTCAAAATGGGTGTTGGCCTGAGATCTGAGAGAGAaagaaatagagagagagagattttgtTTTGGGGTTTGAGGAGAGAGAGGGGGAGAATGGGGGAGAGGGTTTTTTCAAGGGATTTTGGAGGTGTGTGAAGGAGAAAAAATAATGAACCAAAAGACAGCTAAATCACAGCTAAAAGTCCACCAGATTCTCTCTCACAGCTAAATACAGGGAGGGGCAGTTGCCGGTAAATAGACGATGTTAAATCACGAGATGGTGGTGAAATTAGCACGAGAAGTTGGTATTTTAGTGGCAGGAACAAGTCACACACAGGATTTTTAATCCGCCATTGAAGCTGGGCGGTGATGTAGTTGTTTTGTCCGTTCGTCTAGGCGCGTCGTTTCTGGAGTCAGATTACTCTTTGGCTTAATTAACTTGCCACCATTATAAACTCAAAGTAACGTTTTTATTCCTTCTCTGTTAACGTAAttgtcctccactctctctctctctctctctctctctctctctcctttttcCCCTTTTTCTCTTATTTCTTCATTCCCAACGACTCCACCTTGTCATCATAAATCCTAcaaaaagaataaataaaatttgattaaaattgatcaaaattgtaattaatttagaTTATGTCTAAATCAGATAAAAAATTATTgcttttaacttataaatttattaaattaatttaaatattttaaaaataaattaatttatctgtctataaaaattttttaatttataaattaaatttataaactaaaaaataaactgtaaaatttaattttttattttagtattaatattttattatattatttttatttaatttttaaaattttatttaatattttttaatcattttaataataaatatattttaaacttattttattaaacatattatctttttttaaccacttataaatattttaattaaatatataattatttaaattttttaaatatttacaaaatCAAATTACCTTTTACAAATTAAATCAAATACCTCCTAAATTTATCTGATttaattttgagttaaaatcatatttttttatttaaaaagttGAATAAATCTAAaccattaaatttaattaaaatcatattaaatcgatttaaatcaaaattgaaatttgaATCATAACTAAAATCGTAGAAATATCTTAAGGATGGACTTTTATACCCCTAATGAATCGAAATCAACCCATGATTAGGCCTAATTAGAATATTGGtacttttttatgaaaattaattcaatttatatcgttttttatttttattttatattaataattataaaaaaaattaaattatagattTAGGGGAACAGCTTAGTAATGGATACTTCTTCTAGTTTGGTCATTGTAATTATTTCTAAAACTGTGATTTGTGAAAAATAGGGCTAAACGCAACTAAATTTACACGCCTGCAAGGAGAAAGATTTAAGATGAGGCTGCCACTTTAGTCTATGCATGATGCATTGCGTGTTTGACACtgcaaaagaaaaaataataactattgttaaagaaaacaaaagaaaattctATCTCAAAATAGCTTATTTTCAATTATATGCTTTTCTTAGCATTTgcatatttgataaaattccaTTATAAAATAGTTAAATTGTGTATTTTTGCTTTGCCGACACCTTTGTTACAAGAACTTAAAATTCTTGGAGATGGAAaagtaagaatttttttttaaagataaaaGGCACTAGATTAATGAtagaaatatattattattaaaattatgataactttaataaaatttttatttttatataattcacactcacatatattttataattaattctcTCATcagttttttatatttttttatcaaaggTAAAATATATGCATATATGAATTAACGATGAAAATAAATTATCGTTCAAACGTAATTTTAACAAAATTCTTATTCTCATATAATCCATACTCATACACACTCCATAATCAATATAGAATCTCGAAAAACTATAAAAATAAAGATTTAAATTTATATCTATCAAATgagtattat belongs to Hevea brasiliensis isolate MT/VB/25A 57/8 chromosome 4, ASM3005281v1, whole genome shotgun sequence and includes:
- the LOC110662140 gene encoding leucine-rich repeat extensin-like protein 4 produces the protein MRKKTHFYPHFSLLIAFFFLGTIVCFSSAASQQIPTIPSHGRLTDAEAMYIRKRQLLYYRDEFGDRGERVTVDPSLVFENPRLRNAYIALQAWKQAILSDPMNLTANWVGSDVCHYTGVYCAHALDNKTIKTVAGIDLNHGDIAGYLPEELGLLVDLALFHINSNRFCGTVPHKFKDLGLLFELDLSNNRFAGKFPQVVLKLPMLKFLDLRFNEFEGTVPKELFDKDLDAIFINHNRFVFDIPDNFGNSPVSVIVLANNKFHGCVPSSLGNMTNLNEIILMNNNLKSCLPPEIGMLKDLNVFDVSFNQLMGSLPDTFGGIVGLEQLNVAHNMLSGSIPPSICKLPNLENFTFSYNFFTGEPPVCLSLRDFDDRKNCLPARPSQRSPAQCRAFKPVDCSVFRCKPFVPSLPAPPPPSPPPPVVIPLSPPPPPPPVYSPPPPPPVYLPPPPPPSPPPPVYSPPPPPPSPPPPVYLSPPPPSPPIPSPPPPPPPVYSPPPPPPSPPPPSPPPPSPPPPLVYPPPPSPPPPSPPPPSPLPPCVRHPPPPPPNSPPPPPPLSSPPPPTPYYYSSPPPPSPPPPPHSPPPPPHSPPPPFYPYLSPPPPPIYSPPPPVHSPPPPSPPPCIEPPPPPPPPCIEYSPPPPSPPPPTHYKPPPSPSPPPPQPVYNSPPPPPVTYASPPPPLHYHSPPPPSPPPPIPCENPPPPPSPSPPPPILSPPPPAPVYEGPLPPITGVSYASPPPPPYY